A genomic region of Alnus glutinosa chromosome 11, dhAlnGlut1.1, whole genome shotgun sequence contains the following coding sequences:
- the LOC133881677 gene encoding uncharacterized protein LOC133881677 isoform X2 has translation MELSCRTMLYFISLLLLFLSLSSSAATAESNPSSTSSSSSIISRFQQYLRINTAQPIPQYAESADFILSQAKSLSLEGQTLEFVVGKPLILLKWPGSDPSLPSILLNSHTDVVAAEHDKWSHPPFSAHLDREGNIYARGSQDMKCVGMQYLEAIRKLKASGFQPLRSVYLSFVPDEEIGGHDGTEKFVDSDVFNSLNVGILLDEGLASTNENYRAFYAERGPWWLVIKSTGQPGHGSRLYDNTAMENLLKSIEIVRRFRASQLDLVKAGLKAEGEVVSVNMVFLKAGTPTPTGFVMNVQPSEAQAGFDIRVPPTANPESLERRIAEEWAPASRNMTFEFKQKASVRDKFGKPMLTATDSSNPWWTLLEEAVRKANGKLGKPEIFPAATDARYYRLHGLPAIGFSPMANTPILLHDHNEFLNQDEYLKGIDVYVSIIKAYASYVEHTRKEGFRDEL, from the exons ATGGAGCTCAGTTGCAGAACTATGCTGTACTTCATTTCTCTACTATTATTGTTCCTCTCATTATCATCATCAGCAGCAACAGCAGAATCAAACCCATCATCAACATCGTCGTCGTCGTCAATTATATCAAGATTCCAACAGTACCTCCGAATCAACACGGCCCAGCCGATCCCCCAGTACGCTGAATCTGCCGATTTCATCCTCTCCCAAGCCAAGTCCCTCTCGCTCGAGGGCCAGACCCTGGAGTTTGTGGTAGGCAAGCCTCTGATTCTCCTCAAGTGGCCTGGCTCCGATCCCAGCCTCCCCTCAATCCTTCTCAACTCTCACACCGACGTTGTTGCGGCCGAGCACGACAAGTGGTCGCACCCTCCCTTCAGTGCCCACCTCGACCGGGAAGGCAACATCTACGCCAGAGGGTCCCAGGACATGAAGTGCGTTGGCATGCAGTACCTCGAGGCCATTCGCAAGTTGAAGGCTTCTGGGTTCCAGCCCCTTCGCTCTGTCTACCTGTCCTTTGTGCCGGACGAGGAGATTGGTGGCCACGATGGTACCGAGAAGTTCGTGGATTCCGATGTTTTCAACAGTTTGAATGTGGGCATTTTACTCGACGAAG GGTTGGCTTCAACGAATGAGAACTACAGGGCGTTTTATGCGGAAAGGGGTCCGTGGTGGCTGGTGATTAAGTCTACTGGGCAGCCAGGCCATGGGTCGAGGTTGTATGACAATACGGCTATGGAGAATCTGCTGAAAAGCATTGAGATTGTGAGGAGGTTCCGAGCTTCGCAGTTGGATTTGGTGAAGGCAGGTTTAAAGGCCGAGGGCGAGGTTGTTTCGGTTAATATGGTGTTCTTGAAGGCGGGCACGCCGACTCCAACT GGTTTCGTCATGAATGTGCAGCCATCTGAAGCACAAGCAGGTTTTGATATTCGAGTGCCCCCAACTGCCAATCCAGAATCCCTGGAGAGACGGATCGCTGAAGAATGGGCACCTGCTTCACGTAATATGACATTCGAG TTTAAGCAGAAGGCTTCTGTGCGTGATAAGTTTGGGAAGCCAATGCTCACTGCCACTGACAGTTCTAACCCCTGGTGGACCTTACTAGAAGAAGCTGTCAGAAAAGCTAATGGCAAACTTGGTAAGCCTGAAATCTTTCCTGCCGCAACAGATGCTCGATACTATCGCTTACATGGCTTGCCAGCAATAGGCTTCTCTCCTATGGCGAACACTCCTATTCTCCTCCATGATCATAACGAG TTTCTAAACCAAGATGAGTACTTGAAAGGAATTGATGTCTATGTGTCAATAATCAAAGCTTATGCATCTTATGTTGAACATACAAGAAAGGAGGGCTTCAGAGATGAGTTATAA
- the LOC133882794 gene encoding exopolygalacturonase-like isoform X1: MSPDYGSKLLLVVSIFCFNGVFGSGRGTKVAAISGLQGIESQKSSLLHHKGRRSGFFDVMSFGARADGQTDDTRAFRAAWKEACKSSGSVNLLIPKGTYLIGPIKFAGPCNNVSSLTFHLKGYLKATTDLSKYGFSAGWIEFRLVEGLTLTGGGTFDGQGAKAWPYNNCPTHSKCILLPTNVKFIAMNKTVVRGVTSLNSKFFHIALVECKNFKGNNIKISAPANSPNTDGIHIERSSSVYFSGSHIGTGDDCISVGQGNSQVTISSITCGPGHGISVGSLGRYRNEGDVSGLVVRDCTMTGTSNGIRIKTWANSPGSSAATNMTFENIVMNNVTNPIIIDQAYCPFSSCTSMAPSRVKISDIYFKNIRGTSSSKVAVALECSKGMPCQNIYLEDVHLDLSSGEKHATSTCKNVRAKYIGTQIPPPCS; this comes from the exons ATGAGCCCTGACTATGGTAGCAAATTGCTCTTGGTTGTGTCTATCTTTTGTTTCAATGGTGTTTTTGGCAGCGGAAGAGGGACAAAAGTAGCAGCAATTTCAGGTTTGCAAGGCATTGAATCTCAAAAAAGTAGCCTTTTACATCACAAAGGAAGGAGATCTGGTTTTTTTGATGTCATGAGCTTTGGGGCTCGAGCAGATGGCCAGACTGACGATACTAGG GCCTTCAGAGCAGCATGGAAGGAGGCATGTAAGTCCTCAGGTTCAGTAAATCTTCTGATACCAAAAGGGACATACTTGATTGGCCCCATCAAGTTTGCAGGCCCATGCAATAATGTATCGTCTCTGACTTTTCATCTGAAG GGTTATTTGAAGGCTACAACAGACTTGTCAAAGTATGGATTCAGTGCTGGTTGGATTGAATTCAGATTGGTGGAGGGGCTAACCTTGACCGGAGGTGGGACCTTTGATGGCCAAGGTGCTAAAGCCTGGCCTTACAATAACTGCCCCACTCATTCCAAATGCATACTTCTTCCAACT AATGTGAAATTCATAGCCATGAATAAGACAGTTGTCAGAGGCGTAACTTCGCTGAATAGCAAGTTCTTTCACATAGCTCTTGTGGAGTGCAAGAACTTCAAAGGTAACAACATCAAGATTTCAGCCCCAGCAAACAGTCCTAACACTGATGGCATCCACATTGAGCGAAGCTCTAGTGTCTATTTTTCTGGATCACACATTGGTACTGGTGATGACTGCATCTCAGTTGGGCAAGGAAATTCTCAAGTCACTATCTCAAGCATTACCTGTGGACCCGGTCATGGTATCAG CGTCGGAAGTTTGGGAAGATATCGGAATGAGGGAGATGTAAGCGGACTTGTGGTCAGAGATTGTACCATGACAGGTACCTCAAATGGCATTAGGATCAAGACCTGGGCCAACTCTCCAGGAAGCAGTGCAGCCACCAACATGACATTTGAGAACATTGTCATGAACAACGTGACCAATCCCATTATAATCGATCAAGCATATTGTCCATTCTCGTCTTGCACTTCCATG GCACCGTCTCGAGTGAAGATTAGTGACATATATTTTAAGAACATTAGAGGGACATCATCATCGAAGGTAGCAGTGGCATTGGAATGCAGCAAAGGGATGCCGTGCCAGAATATTTACCTTGAAGATGTTCACCTGGACCTGTCATCAGGGGAGAAACATGCCACTTCCACTTGCAAAAATGTTAGAGCTAAATACATTGGCACCCAAATCCCACCACCATGTTCTTAG
- the LOC133881677 gene encoding uncharacterized protein LOC133881677 isoform X1, with protein MELSCRTMLYFISLLLLFLSLSSSAATAESNPSSTSSSSSIISRFQQYLRINTAQPIPQYAESADFILSQAKSLSLEGQTLEFVVGKPLILLKWPGSDPSLPSILLNSHTDVVAAEHDKWSHPPFSAHLDREGNIYARGSQDMKCVGMQYLEAIRKLKASGFQPLRSVYLSFVPDEEIGGHDGTEKFVDSDVFNSLNVGILLDEGLASTNENYRAFYAERGPWWLVIKSTGQPGHGSRLYDNTAMENLLKSIEIVRRFRASQLDLVKAGLKAEGEVVSVNMVFLKAGTPTPTGFVMNVQPSEAQAGFDIRVPPTANPESLERRIAEEWAPASRNMTFELGQFKQKASVRDKFGKPMLTATDSSNPWWTLLEEAVRKANGKLGKPEIFPAATDARYYRLHGLPAIGFSPMANTPILLHDHNEFLNQDEYLKGIDVYVSIIKAYASYVEHTRKEGFRDEL; from the exons ATGGAGCTCAGTTGCAGAACTATGCTGTACTTCATTTCTCTACTATTATTGTTCCTCTCATTATCATCATCAGCAGCAACAGCAGAATCAAACCCATCATCAACATCGTCGTCGTCGTCAATTATATCAAGATTCCAACAGTACCTCCGAATCAACACGGCCCAGCCGATCCCCCAGTACGCTGAATCTGCCGATTTCATCCTCTCCCAAGCCAAGTCCCTCTCGCTCGAGGGCCAGACCCTGGAGTTTGTGGTAGGCAAGCCTCTGATTCTCCTCAAGTGGCCTGGCTCCGATCCCAGCCTCCCCTCAATCCTTCTCAACTCTCACACCGACGTTGTTGCGGCCGAGCACGACAAGTGGTCGCACCCTCCCTTCAGTGCCCACCTCGACCGGGAAGGCAACATCTACGCCAGAGGGTCCCAGGACATGAAGTGCGTTGGCATGCAGTACCTCGAGGCCATTCGCAAGTTGAAGGCTTCTGGGTTCCAGCCCCTTCGCTCTGTCTACCTGTCCTTTGTGCCGGACGAGGAGATTGGTGGCCACGATGGTACCGAGAAGTTCGTGGATTCCGATGTTTTCAACAGTTTGAATGTGGGCATTTTACTCGACGAAG GGTTGGCTTCAACGAATGAGAACTACAGGGCGTTTTATGCGGAAAGGGGTCCGTGGTGGCTGGTGATTAAGTCTACTGGGCAGCCAGGCCATGGGTCGAGGTTGTATGACAATACGGCTATGGAGAATCTGCTGAAAAGCATTGAGATTGTGAGGAGGTTCCGAGCTTCGCAGTTGGATTTGGTGAAGGCAGGTTTAAAGGCCGAGGGCGAGGTTGTTTCGGTTAATATGGTGTTCTTGAAGGCGGGCACGCCGACTCCAACT GGTTTCGTCATGAATGTGCAGCCATCTGAAGCACAAGCAGGTTTTGATATTCGAGTGCCCCCAACTGCCAATCCAGAATCCCTGGAGAGACGGATCGCTGAAGAATGGGCACCTGCTTCACGTAATATGACATTCGAG CTTGGGCAGTTTAAGCAGAAGGCTTCTGTGCGTGATAAGTTTGGGAAGCCAATGCTCACTGCCACTGACAGTTCTAACCCCTGGTGGACCTTACTAGAAGAAGCTGTCAGAAAAGCTAATGGCAAACTTGGTAAGCCTGAAATCTTTCCTGCCGCAACAGATGCTCGATACTATCGCTTACATGGCTTGCCAGCAATAGGCTTCTCTCCTATGGCGAACACTCCTATTCTCCTCCATGATCATAACGAG TTTCTAAACCAAGATGAGTACTTGAAAGGAATTGATGTCTATGTGTCAATAATCAAAGCTTATGCATCTTATGTTGAACATACAAGAAAGGAGGGCTTCAGAGATGAGTTATAA
- the LOC133882794 gene encoding exopolygalacturonase-like isoform X2, whose protein sequence is MSPDYGSKLLLVVSIFCFNGVFGSGRGTKVAAISGLQGIESQKSSLLHHKGRRSGFFDVMSFGARADGQTDDTRAFRAAWKEACKSSGSVNLLIPKGTYLIGPIKFAGPCNNVSSLTFHLKGYLKATTDLSKYGFSAGWIEFRLVEGLTLTGGGTFDGQGAKAWPYNNCPTHSKCILLPTNVKFIAMNKTVVRGVTSLNSKFFHIALVECKNFKGNNIKISAPANSPNTDGIHIERSSSVYFSGSHIGTGDDCISVGQGNSQVTISSITCGPGHGISVGSLGRYRNEGDVSGLVVRDCTMTGTSNGIRIKTWANSPGSSAATNMTFENIVMNNVTNPIIIDQAYCPFSSCTSMCRHRLE, encoded by the exons ATGAGCCCTGACTATGGTAGCAAATTGCTCTTGGTTGTGTCTATCTTTTGTTTCAATGGTGTTTTTGGCAGCGGAAGAGGGACAAAAGTAGCAGCAATTTCAGGTTTGCAAGGCATTGAATCTCAAAAAAGTAGCCTTTTACATCACAAAGGAAGGAGATCTGGTTTTTTTGATGTCATGAGCTTTGGGGCTCGAGCAGATGGCCAGACTGACGATACTAGG GCCTTCAGAGCAGCATGGAAGGAGGCATGTAAGTCCTCAGGTTCAGTAAATCTTCTGATACCAAAAGGGACATACTTGATTGGCCCCATCAAGTTTGCAGGCCCATGCAATAATGTATCGTCTCTGACTTTTCATCTGAAG GGTTATTTGAAGGCTACAACAGACTTGTCAAAGTATGGATTCAGTGCTGGTTGGATTGAATTCAGATTGGTGGAGGGGCTAACCTTGACCGGAGGTGGGACCTTTGATGGCCAAGGTGCTAAAGCCTGGCCTTACAATAACTGCCCCACTCATTCCAAATGCATACTTCTTCCAACT AATGTGAAATTCATAGCCATGAATAAGACAGTTGTCAGAGGCGTAACTTCGCTGAATAGCAAGTTCTTTCACATAGCTCTTGTGGAGTGCAAGAACTTCAAAGGTAACAACATCAAGATTTCAGCCCCAGCAAACAGTCCTAACACTGATGGCATCCACATTGAGCGAAGCTCTAGTGTCTATTTTTCTGGATCACACATTGGTACTGGTGATGACTGCATCTCAGTTGGGCAAGGAAATTCTCAAGTCACTATCTCAAGCATTACCTGTGGACCCGGTCATGGTATCAG CGTCGGAAGTTTGGGAAGATATCGGAATGAGGGAGATGTAAGCGGACTTGTGGTCAGAGATTGTACCATGACAGGTACCTCAAATGGCATTAGGATCAAGACCTGGGCCAACTCTCCAGGAAGCAGTGCAGCCACCAACATGACATTTGAGAACATTGTCATGAACAACGTGACCAATCCCATTATAATCGATCAAGCATATTGTCCATTCTCGTCTTGCACTTCCATG TGTAGGCACCGTCTCGAGTGA
- the LOC133882795 gene encoding uncharacterized protein LOC133882795 codes for MSLRIKAVVDRFVQELKEALDADIQDRIMKEREMQSYIQEREREVAEREAAWKAELSRREAEVARQEARLKMEKENLEKEKSVLMGTASNQDNQDGALEITVSGEKYRCLRFSKAKK; via the exons ATGTCTTTGAGAATAAAGGCGGTGGTGGATAGATTCGTACAGGAGCTGAAGGAAGCTCTGGACGCGGATATTCAGGACAGGATCATGAAGGAGAGGGAGATGCAGAGCTACATCCAGGAGCGCGAACGCGAAGTCGCCGAGCGCGAAGCCGCTTGGAAGGCCGAGCTCTCTCGTCGCGAG GCAGAGGTTGCCCGACAAGAAGCAAGGCTTAAGATGGAGAAAGAAAATCTTGAGAAGGAGAAAAGTGTCCTAATGGGAACTGCATCAAATCAAGACAATCAAGATGGAGCGCTTGAAATCACTGTAAGCGGTGAAAAGTATCGATGCCTAAGGTTTTCAAAGGCAAAGAAATGA
- the LOC133881676 gene encoding pentatricopeptide repeat-containing protein At2g03880, mitochondrial, translated as MKAISKLKSIKSSPTLSPSHLHSLAPIGSRNVPASSSSLLEEFTNLCYRRDLPRAMKAMNAMQRHGIWADSITYSELIKCCLARGAVEEGKLVHNHVFSHGHEPKTFLINILLNMYVKFNLLDEAQALFDQMPERNVVSWTTMISAYTNAKLNDKALEFLIMMLRQGVMPNMFTYSSVLRACDGLSNLRQLHSRIIKGGLESDVFVRSALIDIYSKLGELQEALGVFNEMASGDSVVWNSIIGGLAQNSDGDEALNIYKSMKKAGFPPDQSTLTSVLRACTGLALLELGRQVHVHILKFDRDLILNNALLDMYCKCGSMEDANFVFTRMLEKDVISWSTMIAGLAQNGFSREALKLFQSMKDSGVKPNYITILGVLFACSHAGLVEDGWYYFQSMKKLFGINPGREHYGCIIDLLGRAGKLDQAIKLIHQMECEPDAVTWRTLLGACRVHQNVDLAIHAAKQIVKLDPEDAGTYILLSNIYANSQMWDDVTEVRRTMKARGIRKEPGCSWIEVSKKIHAFILGDNSHPQIDEINRQLNQLIHRLMGVGYVPDTNFVLQDLEGEQREDSLRYHSEKLAIVFGMMSLSREKTIRIRKNIRICGDCHIFAKLVTKIEQQTIVIRDPIRYHHFQDGVCSCGDYW; from the coding sequence ATGAAAGCAATTTCGAAGCTCAAGAGCATAAAATCGTCGCCTACGCTTTCACCATCACATCTTCACTCTCTCGCACCCATTGGGTCGCGGAATGTGCCAGCCTCCTCGTCGTCTCTGCTTGAAGAGTTCACTAACTTGTGCTATCGGAGAGACCTCCCGAGAGCGATGAAGGCCATGAACGCTATGCAAAGACACGGCATCTGGGCCGACTCTATCACCTACTCGGAGCTCATCAAGTGCTGCTTGGCTCGTGGGGCTGTCGAAGAAGGTAAGCTCGTTCACAACCACGTTTTTTCACATGGGCACGAGCCCAAAACCTTTTTGATCAATATTCTCCTCAACATGTACGTCAAATTTAACCTCTTGGATGAGGCACAGGCATTGTTCGACCAAATGCCTGAAAGGAACGTTGTTTCGTGGACGACCATGATTTCAGCTTACACTAATGCTAAGCTCAATGACAAGGCCCTGGAGTTCTTGATAATGATGCTTAGACAAGGCGTCATGCCTAATATGTTCACTTACTCCTCGGTTTTGAGAGCCTGCGATGGGCTATCGAATCTCAGACAGCTGCATTCTAGGATAATTAAAGGTGGGTTAGAATCTGATGTCTTTGTTCGGAGCGCTCTTATAGATATTTACTCGAAATTGGGTGAGTTGCAAGAGGCACTAGGCGTTTTCAATGAGATGGCGAGTGGAGATTCAGTTGTTTGGAATTCTATTATAGGGGGACTTGCTCAAAACAGTGATGGTGATGAagctttgaatatatataagagCATGAAAAAAGCTGGTTTTCCACCTGATCAATCGACACTAACCAGTGTGTTAAGAGCCTGCACTGGGTTGGCGCTTCTAGAATTGGGCAGACAGGTCCATGTTCATATACTGAAGTTTGATCGAGATCTAATCCTTAATAATGCACTTCTGGATATGTATTGCAAGTGCGGCAGTATGGAAGACGCAAACTTTGTTTTTACTAGGATGTTGGAGAAGGACGTAATCTCTTGGAGCACCATGATTGCAGGGTTAGCCCAAAACGGTTTCAGCCGAGAGGCACTAAAATTGTTTCAATCCATGAAAGATTCTGGGGTAAAACCGAATTACATTACGATTCTTGGGGTTCTCTTTGCCTGTAGCCATGCCGGGCTAGTAGAAGATGGCTGGTACTACTTTCAATCGATGAAGAAACTCTTTGGGATCAATCCAGGAAGAGAGCATTATGGTTGCATTATTGATTTGCTTGGAAGGGCTGGGAAGCTTGATCAGGCAATTAAGTTGATTCATCAAATGGAATGTGAACCAGATGCTGTGACATGGAGAACTTTGCTTGGTGCATGCAGGGTTCATCAGAACGTGGATCTAGCTATACATGCTGCCAAACAAATTGTAAAACTGGATCCTGAAGATGCAGGAACCTATATACTGTTATCTAACATATATGCGAATTCTCAAATGTGGGATGATGTTACAGAAGTTAGGAGGACCATGAAAGCTAGAGGAATCAGGAAAGAACCAGGGTGTAGCTGGATTGAAGTGAGCAAGAAGATACATGCTTTTATTTTAGGAGATAACTCGCATCCGCAAATAGATGAGATCAACAGGCAGCTAAACCAGTTGATTCATAGATTGATGGGAGTGGGTTATGTCCCAGACACGAATTTTGTCTTGCAAGATCTTGAGGGTGAACAGAGGGAAGACTCACTTCGATACCACAGTGAGAAACTAGCAATTGTCTTTGGTATGATGAGCTTGTCAAGGGAGAAGACGATCAGGATCAGGAAAAACATCAGGATTTGCGGTGACTGTCATATTTTTGCAAAACTCGTAACGAAGATCGAACAGCAGACTATAGTGATTAGAGATCCCATTAGATACCATCATTTTCAGGATGGGGTTTGCTCTTGTGGGGATTATTGGTAG